From one Mytilus edulis chromosome 1, xbMytEdul2.2, whole genome shotgun sequence genomic stretch:
- the LOC139491094 gene encoding DNA repair protein complementing XP-C cells-like — MPKRKEKRIQENGEMRLIANVKSEIKKNQQDNDKEAEKIPIVTKTRSRRNGNTSIEKPKDNQKGRRKSEFENNESDTVIKDNSKSVKKENLTKIDHSKDIKKEQNGRRKRKSSSQNVKAEDDEKSDGRSKGDFVDGDVQLDSSKDSKKIKLDPWPGTKLDPWPKMKLLDAWPKRDNEIKSSVLSKKVEPLPQVQNYGRKNENLNTDGKTKDKNACHGKEQSSEKEESQNSDKIEKLKTDSGNKRKSNTKKEDILQNTVQAKKQKRQATKSNQKQKDNNLDTKNLKEHNEKKTGKNVDGALKKKTKSEPVETKQSKKVVLDKKSREKTKKSSKEKETPTKLNDVYIMSDDSSDNEDTQKSSHKIKRKVKEVDDHRNDDRIENNTSNCQPLKSMSGVKKKVDMKDVTSVLLMMEGKTKLVDDAIPSTSGTQDDSDESDELIESDESDWEEVAALYESPKKSQIPSGPIEITLDGPQIMKKRKKKTFDVKAYFQRLSNRFQKEVRENIHKVHFMCLLSRGMFLNRLCEDDTIKAFALSILPNQFTTVSRKAFNINLLARILIWFKEKFPLMTKNSMKNLCVKERLEDSFRFSTVMSYLERALVLIILLRNLGLITRLVMSIQPMPLKPKDTSKKSGKESNSRTKKVSEKNSKNSKTLHNRSEKTLSGKSSKGSEKKQSSQSDSTESEYFKKKNKKLRSRGSKVKPQSYKGGDNDDTGSDSEEEFITNSESEEDKPRRSKSSKQKKPGKEKVKKEKSDNSQEGSDDDFEEDSFTARSPVSLLRTFVEKNKNRKILSSDSDIEENTGCDIWTEVFLESEDKWLCIDCMNCRVNKPHVIESQVTKPLHYVLSFDNDGFIKDLTPKYASKWLTETRKLRMKDEWLQETLAPYKSPDIEVLAKEDNDIQARLVSQPVPKSVSELKSHPLYVLKRHLLKFEAIYPNSAIPVGYIRKEPIYARECLHVLHSRENWLKEGRAVRVGEEAYKMVKSRVRWKNKKENPDALDLEIFGRWQTEVYIPPPAIDGKVPRNGYGNIEIFMPSMIPAGTVHLKLPGLNKVAKKLDIDCVAAMTGWDTHCGYSHPLLDGFVVCEEYKDILLAAWDEDQEIQRQKEIEKREKRVIQNWRLLTKGLLIKEKLKRKYLLQPNLHEVETKEKTKTENKPSEKADDVEKAWPMNKEGSKSLSTAKHFKTETL, encoded by the exons ATGCctaaaagaaaagagaaaagaaTTCAAGAAAATGGAGAGATGAGATTAATTGCCAATGTAAAGTCTGAAATAAAGAAGAATCAACAAGATAATGACAAAGAAGCAGAAAAAATCCCAATAGTTACAAAAACAAGAAGCAGAAGGAATGGAAATACCAGTATTGAAAAGCCCAAGGACAATCAAAAGGGAAGAAGAAAAAGTGAGTTTGAAAATAATGAATCAGACACTGTCATAAAAGATAATTCAAAAAGTGTTAAGAAAGAAAATCTGACCAAAATAGATCACAGTAAAGACATAAAGAAAGAACAAAATGGAAGAAGAAAGAGAAAAAGTAGCTCTCAGAATGTTAAAGCAGAAGACGATGAAAAGAGTGATGGTAGAAGTAAAGGGGATTTTGTAGATGGTGATGTACAACTTGACAGTTCTAAagatagtaaaaaaataaaattagacccATGGCCTGGAACAAAATTAGATCCATGGCCGAAAATGAAATTATTAGATGCATGGCCGAAACGTGACAACGAAATAAAATCATCCGTTTTGTCTAAAAAGGTAGAACCATTGCCACAAGTTCAAAACTATGgtagaaaaaatgaaaatcttAATACTGATggaaagacaaaagacaaaaacGCTTGTCATGGTAAAGAACAAAGTAGTGAAAAGGAGGAATCACAAAATTCTGATAAGATTGAGAAATTAAAGACAGACTCAGGGAATAAGAGAAagtcaaatacaaaaaaagaggATATTCTTCAGAATACAGTTCAAGCGAAGAAACAGAAAAGACAAGCTACAAAAAGTAACCAGAAACAGAAGGACAATAATCTCGATACCAAGAATTTAAAGGAACATAATGAAAAGAAAACAGGGAAAAATGTAGATGGtgctttaaaaaagaaaacaaaaagtgAACCTGTTGAAACTAAACAAAGTAAAAAAGTAGTTTTGGACAAGAAGAGTAGAGAAAAGACCAAAAAATCATCCAAAGAGAAAGAAACTCCTACAAAACTGAATGATGTTTATATAATGTCAGACGACAGTTCAGATAATGAAGATACTCAGAAAAGTAGTCACAAGATCAAGAGAAAAGTGAAAGAAGTAGATGATCATAGAAATGATGATagaattgaaaacaacacttcTAATTGTCAACCATTGAAGTCCATGTCAGGTGTTAAAAAGAAAGTTGACATGAAAGATGTGACGTCAGTTTTGTTAATGATGGAAGGGAAGACAAAACTTGTTGATGATGCTATACCCAGTACCTCAGGAACGCAGGATGACAGTGATGAAAGTGATGAATTGATAGAGAGTGACGAATCAGACTGGGAAGAAGTAGCAG CACTCTATGAAAGTCCAAAGAAGTCACAGATTCCATCTGGACCCATTGAAATTACTTTGGATGGACCTCAAATAATGAAGAAAAG GAAGAAGAAAACCTTTGATGTAAAAGCCTACTTTCAAAGACTGTCAAACAGGTTCCAGAAAGAAGTGAGAGAAAATATTCATAAG GTTCATTTCATGTGTTTGTTATCTAGAGGGATGTTTTTAAATAGACTATGTGAAGATGACACCATTAAAGCCTTTGCCTTGTCTATCTTGCCTAACCAGTTTACTACAGTATCTAGGAAAGCTTTTAACATTAATTTACTAGCCAGGATCTTGATATGGTTTAAAGAAAAATTCCCTCTAATGACAAAAAATAGCATGAAGAATCTTTGTGTG AAAGAAAGATTAGAAGACAGCTTCAGATTTTCAACAGTGATGTCCTATCTAGAAAGAGCATTG GTATTAATTATACTGCTGAGGAATTTAGGGTTAATAACCAGACTTGTGATGTCTATACAACCAATGCCATTAAAACCTAAG GATACATCCAAAAAGTCAGGAAAAGAGAGTAACTCAAGAACCAAAAAGGTTTCTGAAAAGAATTCCAAAAATTCCAAGACATTACATAACAGGTCTGAAAAGACCCTCTCAGGGAAATCCAGCAAAGGAAGTGAAAAGAAACAAAGTAGTCAAAGTGATTCAACAGAAtctgaatatttcaaaaagaaaaacaaaaagctAAGGTCAAGAGGATCAAAGGTCAAACCTCAAAGTTACAAAGGTGGTGATAATGATGATACAGGGTCAGATTCTGAAGAGGAGTTTATTACAAATAGTGAGAGTGAAGAGGATAAACCTAGAAGGAGTAAAagtagtaaacaaaagaaacctGGGAAggaaaaagtgaaaaaagaaaaGTCTGACAATAGTCAAGAAGg TTCTGATGATGATTTTGAGGAAGACAGTTTTACAGCTAGGAGTCCTGTCAGTTTATTAAGGACATTtgtggaaaaaaacaaaaacagaaaaattctaTCATCAGACTCAGATATTGAAGAAAACACAG GTTGTGACATTTGGACAGAGGTGTTCCTAGAATCAGAGGATAAGTGGCTAT GTATTGACTGTATGAATTGTCGGGTGAACAAACCACATGTGATAGAAAGCCAGGTCACTAAACCTCTTCATTATGTACTGTCATTTGATAATG ATGGATTTATTAAAGATCTAACACCAAAATATGCCTCCAAATGGTTGACAGAAACCAGGAAATTACGAATGAAAGATGAGTGGTTACAGGAAACCTTAGCTCCATACAAAAGTCCAGACATAGAGGTTCTTGCTAAAGAAGATAATGATATTCAAG CTAGACTTGTTTCTCAGCCAGTCCCTAAAAGTGTGTCAGAGTTGAAGAGTCATCCATT ATATGTTTTGAAAAGACATCTTCTAAAATTTGAAGCAATATATCCTAATTCAGCCATACCTGTTGGTTACATTAGGAAAGAACCTATTTATGCCAGAGAATGTCTCCATGTT CTTCATTCTAGAGAGAACTGGTTAAAGGAAGGGAGAGCAGTCAGA GTTGGTGAAGAAGCTTACAAAATGGTTAAATCAAGAGTACGCTGG aaaaataagaaagaaaaccCTGATGCCTTAGATCTAGAAATATTTGGCCGCTGGCAGACAGAGGTGTATATACCTCCACCAGCCATTGAT GGAAAAGTACCAAGAAATGGTTATGGAAACATAGAGATATTTATGCCGTCTATGATACCTGCTGGAACAGTTCATCTAAAGT TGCCTGGTCTAAATAAAGTTGCTAAGAAGTTAGACATAGATTGTGTAGCTGCCATGACTGGATGGGATACACATTGTGGATACTCACATCCGTT ATTGGATGGTTTTGTTGTTTGTGAGGAGTATAAAGACATACTGTTAGCAGCCTGGGATGAAGACCAGGAAATacaaagacaaaaagaaattgag aaaagagaaaaaagagtAATACAAAATTGGCGGTTACTGACAAAGGGATTGCTAATCAAGGAGAAGTTAAAAAGAAAGTATCTTTTACAGCCTAACTTACAT gagGTAGAAACtaaagaaaagacaaaaacagAGAACAAACCATCAGAGAAGGCAGATGATGTAGAGAAAGCATGGCCAATGAACAAAGAAGGCAGTAAATCTCTTAGTAcagcaaaacattttaaaactgaaaCTTTATAA
- the LOC139491102 gene encoding ubiquinol-cytochrome c reductase complex assembly factor 6-like, which yields MPAGVSWNTYLKGVAVMLVAMAAGSQTVHLMYKPLEDLDELVKKEKEKILRQQSGDMNYVRQTEKVEFIKRAHEGKRL from the exons ATGCCAGCTGGAGTTTCATGGAATACCTACCTCAAAGGAGTAGCTGTAATGTTGGTAGCAATGGCAGCTGGATCTCAAACTGTTCATTTAATGTATAAGCCATTAGAG GATTTGGATGAATtggtgaaaaaagaaaaagaaaaaattcttAGACAACAATCAGGA GATATGAATTATGTGAGGCAAACAGAAAAAGTGGAATTTATAAAAAGAGCACATGAAGGCAAAAGATTatga